In Numidum massiliense, a single genomic region encodes these proteins:
- a CDS encoding IS110 family RNA-guided transposase, with protein sequence MKYKMKQKKNQRILRMTEKTLIVGADIAKQTHVARAIDFRGIELGKDCVFENTHQGLTKLVKWMKDLKQVHNKTDVLFGVEPTGHYWFPLAAFLKEEGIKVVVVNPHHVNRSKELEDNSPTKNDYKDAKVIADLIRNGHYAEPKFPTQVYADLRIIMNLREKVMVNFNQAKLRIQNWLDRFFPEYHQVFKDWEGKASLMTLREFPMPNEIVALGAEAILKHWKSEVKRAVGIKRAEKLVKVATTSIGLTEGMYAAKIECSMLLDQYTLLADQLEEIMRQVEQLLEKIPGTEAMMTIPGVGIVTLAGFLAEVGDLNDYDHGQQIIRLAGLNLKENSSGKKKGKASISKRGRARLRALLFRCVLPMVAKNAEFKAMHRYYTTRRHNPLKKKQSLIALCCKLIKVLHTLGTRQIAYDAKDVLGPVRQQQLQMAA encoded by the coding sequence ATGAAGTATAAGATGAAACAGAAGAAAAATCAACGCATTTTACGCATGACCGAAAAAACCTTAATCGTTGGGGCAGACATTGCCAAGCAGACACACGTCGCTCGTGCGATCGACTTTCGGGGGATCGAACTCGGAAAAGACTGCGTGTTCGAGAATACGCACCAAGGGCTAACCAAACTGGTGAAGTGGATGAAGGACTTAAAACAGGTTCACAACAAAACAGATGTGCTGTTTGGCGTTGAACCAACTGGACACTATTGGTTTCCTTTAGCGGCATTTTTAAAAGAAGAAGGCATCAAAGTCGTTGTGGTTAACCCACATCATGTCAACCGAAGTAAAGAGTTGGAAGACAACTCACCGACGAAAAACGACTACAAAGATGCCAAAGTGATCGCGGATCTTATCCGCAACGGTCACTACGCTGAACCGAAGTTCCCGACACAGGTTTATGCCGATTTACGGATCATCATGAACCTGCGAGAAAAAGTAATGGTGAACTTTAATCAAGCAAAACTGCGTATTCAGAACTGGCTAGACCGCTTCTTCCCTGAGTACCATCAAGTGTTTAAAGACTGGGAAGGCAAAGCATCGCTAATGACCTTGCGTGAATTTCCAATGCCCAATGAGATTGTCGCTTTAGGCGCCGAAGCCATTCTCAAGCATTGGAAATCGGAAGTGAAGCGGGCTGTCGGGATAAAGCGCGCCGAGAAGTTGGTGAAAGTAGCGACAACTTCTATCGGGCTTACAGAAGGCATGTATGCCGCGAAGATTGAATGTTCGATGCTGCTAGATCAGTACACCTTGTTAGCTGACCAACTAGAAGAGATCATGCGGCAAGTGGAGCAACTGCTTGAGAAAATCCCCGGTACCGAAGCAATGATGACCATTCCCGGTGTGGGCATTGTCACACTCGCTGGTTTTCTAGCAGAAGTGGGTGATTTAAATGACTACGACCACGGGCAACAAATCATCCGCTTGGCGGGGTTGAATCTCAAAGAGAATAGCTCAGGCAAGAAGAAGGGGAAAGCGAGTATTAGTAAACGAGGACGTGCAAGGTTACGTGCCCTGCTATTCCGATGTGTCCTCCCGATGGTCGCTAAAAATGCCGAGTTTAAAGCGATGCATCGTTACTACACGACACGTCGTCACAATCCCCTGAAAAAGAAGCAATCGCTTATTGCCCTATGCTGCAAACTGATCAAAGTTCTGCATACGCTCGGTACGAGGCAGATTGCGTATGATGCGAAGGATGTTCTGGGTCCAGTGCGCCAGCAACAGTTACAGATGGCTGCTTAA
- a CDS encoding short-chain fatty acid transporter, which translates to MKRLAAAANKMMQRYLPDPFLFAVILSLVVFVAAIVVTRSTPQDVVAYWGNGFWGLLEFTMQMVLILVTGHVMASSSFFERLLARLARSAKTGGQAILLVTLISLLASWINWGFGLVIGALFAKQLARYVQKIDYRLLIASAYSGFIVWHGGLAGSVPLTIATEGHFAQNLIGVIPTDDTIFAPFNLVIVATLFVVVPIVNRLMLNPQEAVYVDPQLLTGSMEAATVEDEPMTPATRLENSQWLSLVVGLLGIAYIMYYLWTNGFNLNLNIVNFTFLFVGILLHRTPRRFLVAVQQAVKGAGGIIIQFPFYAGLMGIMVDSGLAKVVSEAFVAISNEVTFPLFSFLSAGFVNIFVPSGGGQWAVQGPIMLAAGNELGVSAAKTAMAVAWGDAWTNMIQPFWALPALAIAGLKARDIMGFCLITLFISGAIIGLGLLLL; encoded by the coding sequence TTGAAGCGGTTAGCAGCAGCAGCGAACAAAATGATGCAACGTTATTTGCCGGATCCGTTTTTATTCGCCGTTATTTTATCCCTCGTTGTCTTTGTGGCGGCAATTGTCGTGACGAGGAGTACACCGCAAGACGTTGTCGCCTATTGGGGAAATGGCTTTTGGGGGCTATTAGAGTTTACGATGCAAATGGTGCTCATTCTCGTCACTGGCCACGTCATGGCCAGTAGCTCTTTTTTTGAGCGCTTACTTGCGAGGTTGGCGCGGAGTGCGAAGACAGGCGGTCAGGCAATCCTACTCGTGACACTCATTTCGCTTCTTGCCAGTTGGATCAACTGGGGGTTCGGCCTCGTCATCGGGGCACTGTTTGCAAAGCAACTGGCGCGGTACGTGCAAAAAATTGATTACCGCCTACTGATTGCAAGTGCGTACAGTGGCTTTATCGTCTGGCACGGGGGTTTGGCGGGCTCTGTGCCGTTGACAATCGCCACGGAGGGACATTTTGCCCAAAACCTCATTGGCGTCATTCCGACGGATGACACCATTTTTGCTCCGTTTAACTTAGTGATCGTCGCGACCCTTTTTGTTGTCGTGCCGATCGTGAACCGTCTCATGTTAAACCCGCAAGAAGCGGTCTACGTCGACCCGCAGTTGTTAACTGGTTCAATGGAAGCGGCTACAGTGGAAGATGAGCCGATGACGCCAGCAACGCGCCTCGAAAACAGTCAGTGGCTGTCTCTCGTCGTCGGACTGTTAGGGATCGCTTATATTATGTATTATTTGTGGACGAACGGATTTAATTTGAACCTAAATATCGTCAACTTTACGTTCTTATTTGTAGGTATTCTTTTGCACCGCACGCCGCGCCGTTTTCTCGTCGCTGTGCAGCAAGCAGTTAAAGGAGCAGGTGGCATTATTATTCAGTTCCCTTTTTACGCCGGTTTAATGGGAATTATGGTCGACTCTGGGTTGGCGAAGGTCGTGTCGGAAGCGTTCGTCGCCATCTCGAACGAAGTGACGTTTCCGCTATTCTCATTCTTAAGTGCGGGATTCGTCAACATTTTTGTCCCTTCGGGCGGCGGTCAGTGGGCCGTACAGGGACCAATTATGTTGGCGGCGGGCAACGAACTCGGAGTGAGTGCGGCAAAGACGGCGATGGCTGTCGCTTGGGGGGACGCTTGGACGAACATGATCCAGCCGTTTTGGGCGTTGCCGGCCCTGGCGATCGCCGGTTTAAAAGCGCGGGACATTATGGGCTTTTGTCTCATTACGTTGTTTATTAGCGGGGCGATTATTGGCCTGGGGTTGCTGTTGCTGTAG
- the alr gene encoding alanine racemase yields MHRHTWAEVRLDRIAHNIKQIRQRIGPRVQFMAAVKADAYGHGDVQVAEVALKSGVDAFAVALLSEAIHLRQNGIRAPILVLTPIVPQDIDIAVANDLALTVSDATWLQEMRRYKTSKDRVRVHVKCDTGLGRLGLRERAELGALAPLLRADDIAVEGLYTHFASANQPDTTYYNEQYQRFLAMQESFKAEGFPDVTVHCANSAAALRDPDNTFDMVRIGAALYGIDPVPGEVSRVSLQPALSLHTRVTHVKRLKKGCFVGYDMSYRTVGDEWIATVPIGYADGWSHCFQGFHTLVGGREAPIVGKICMDQQMICLPAYYPPGTKVTLLGAQGKRRILLSDLGQHVGGAPQEVSTMITDRVPRVYLYDGEVVGVYEERSRMAARDPVVVG; encoded by the coding sequence ATCCACCGGCACACGTGGGCGGAAGTGCGTTTGGATCGCATCGCACATAACATTAAGCAAATTCGCCAACGAATCGGTCCAAGGGTCCAATTTATGGCTGCGGTAAAAGCTGACGCCTACGGACACGGTGACGTGCAAGTCGCCGAAGTGGCCCTAAAAAGCGGTGTCGATGCTTTTGCCGTCGCTCTGTTAAGTGAAGCGATCCATTTGCGCCAGAACGGCATTCGGGCACCGATTTTAGTGCTCACTCCAATCGTGCCTCAAGATATTGACATAGCGGTCGCTAACGACCTTGCCTTAACCGTTAGCGACGCCACTTGGTTACAGGAGATGCGGAGGTACAAAACGTCGAAAGATCGCGTGCGCGTGCACGTGAAGTGTGACACGGGATTAGGGCGGCTAGGCCTTCGCGAGCGCGCGGAGTTGGGGGCACTTGCGCCACTATTGCGCGCGGACGATATCGCCGTCGAAGGGCTGTACACCCATTTCGCGTCGGCAAATCAGCCAGATACGACTTATTACAACGAGCAGTATCAGCGCTTTTTGGCGATGCAGGAATCGTTTAAGGCCGAAGGGTTTCCCGATGTGACCGTGCATTGTGCCAATAGTGCGGCGGCGCTGCGAGATCCGGACAACACCTTTGACATGGTTAGAATCGGGGCAGCCCTATACGGGATAGACCCTGTCCCGGGGGAGGTCAGCCGTGTTTCCTTACAACCTGCTCTCTCGCTACACACGCGAGTGACGCACGTCAAACGATTGAAAAAAGGGTGTTTCGTCGGTTACGACATGTCCTACCGAACCGTAGGAGACGAATGGATCGCAACCGTTCCGATCGGTTATGCCGACGGCTGGTCCCATTGTTTTCAAGGTTTTCACACACTGGTCGGTGGGCGAGAAGCGCCGATCGTCGGTAAAATATGTATGGATCAACAGATGATTTGCTTACCCGCATATTACCCTCCAGGCACGAAGGTCACATTGCTCGGCGCACAAGGTAAACGGCGGATTCTCCTGTCCGATTTAGGCCAGCATGTCGGTGGTGCACCGCAAGAAGTATCGACGATGATTACGGACCGCGTACCGCGCGTGTACTTGTACGATGGTGAAGTCGTCGGGGTCTACGAAGAACGTTCGCGAATGGCAGCGAGGGATCCGGTAGTCGTCGGTTAG
- a CDS encoding phosphotransferase enzyme family protein, with amino-acid sequence METCLSEAARRYGGDRCGMRLLGGFSNNVYGLERNGETIVLKFTPASASNEELLTSEREWVDYLAANGVNVTRAVTSSRGEWLERIAADGEGDYFVVAYEQAAGNIVAVTDREQFNDRLFRKWGAVMGKMHALAKVYQPVRAVQHRQWDEEDMFRHFPDHVSRAVKERWRDYTQTLCELPKDRECYGIVHHDLHPGNFFIHKGDLVLFDFGDSLYHWFAYDIAISLYHAVQTVPRSEPGRRQAFAKRFFVAFFEGYARENTIGREWIEKLPFFLSYRQLYSYVYFETFLNVNELSENERGAIRRMRESVEQGVPFIDGIDVITALT; translated from the coding sequence TTGGAAACATGTTTAAGTGAAGCAGCGCGGCGGTACGGTGGTGACAGGTGTGGGATGCGGTTGTTAGGCGGTTTCTCCAACAATGTTTACGGGTTGGAACGAAACGGTGAGACGATTGTCCTTAAGTTTACACCGGCGTCCGCGAGCAACGAAGAACTTCTTACGAGTGAACGCGAGTGGGTGGACTATTTGGCGGCAAACGGGGTGAACGTCACGCGAGCGGTTACCTCTTCCCGCGGGGAGTGGTTGGAACGAATCGCGGCAGACGGGGAAGGTGACTATTTCGTCGTCGCGTATGAGCAGGCCGCGGGAAATATCGTTGCCGTAACGGATCGCGAACAGTTTAACGACCGGTTGTTTCGAAAATGGGGCGCAGTCATGGGAAAGATGCACGCGCTTGCGAAAGTTTACCAGCCTGTAAGGGCGGTGCAGCATAGGCAGTGGGACGAGGAGGACATGTTTCGACACTTCCCTGACCACGTCAGTCGTGCGGTTAAGGAGAGGTGGCGCGATTACACACAAACATTGTGTGAGTTGCCCAAAGATCGGGAGTGTTACGGGATCGTACATCACGACCTTCATCCCGGGAATTTTTTTATCCATAAGGGCGACCTCGTTTTGTTTGATTTTGGTGATTCGCTGTATCATTGGTTTGCGTACGACATTGCCATTTCGCTTTACCACGCGGTACAAACGGTTCCGCGAAGTGAGCCAGGGCGACGGCAGGCGTTTGCCAAACGTTTTTTCGTGGCCTTTTTTGAAGGGTATGCTAGGGAAAACACGATTGGCCGTGAATGGATCGAGAAACTGCCATTCTTTTTGTCTTACCGACAGCTCTATTCATACGTATACTTCGAAACGTTTTTGAATGTGAATGAGCTAAGCGAAAACGAAAGAGGAGCCATCAGGCGCATGAGGGAAAGTGTGGAACAGGGCGTCCCGTTTATTGACGGCATTGATGTGATAACTGCTTTAACATAG